The nucleotide sequence TCAATCCACTCGCGCATCCGCGTCCAAGAAAGAAAATTCTGGTGACAGGCTTTGTGCAGTTGGCCCTTTGACAACTCTCCTTTCAGCTTGTGATAGAAGTCCCACAACTTCAGATCACTCAGGAAATCGGAATCTTCGTCCGCAAATCGTTGATGCGATTCGTCTGCCTGCTTTTGCTTTTCGAGTGGACGTTCACGAGGGTCCTGCACTTCGAGCGCTGACGCGATAATCAGGGCATCGCCCAGACAATTTTCTTCGTGTGCGGCCCAGATAATCCGCGCGATGCGGGGATCGACCGGCAACCGCGCAAGCTTGCGACCAATTTCCGTCAACTTGTGGTCTTCGGTGACTGCACCGAGTTCGAACAGTGTCTTATAACCGTCCTTGATCGACTCTGTCTTGGGGGGCTCCAGAAACGGGAATTCTTCAATCTCTCCCAGCCCCAGCGTCTTGGTTTGCAGGATCACGTTGGCCAGATTGGATCGCAGGATTTCGGGAGGCGTGTACCGTTCCCGGCTCTGGTAGTCTTCTTCAGAGTAGAGTCGAATGCAGACGCCGGGACCGACGCGACCGCAGCGACCAGCCCGCTGATCGGCGGAAGCCCGGGAGACTGGTTCGACAGGCAGCCGTTGCAGTTTGGACTTGGGCGAATAGCGGCTGATTCGCGCGGTCCCTGTGTCGACGACATAGCGAATACCAGGGACAGTCAGCGACGATTCTGCCACGTTGGTGGCAATCACGATTCTGCGATTGGAGGCCGTCTGAAAGACACGTTGTTGCTCGGCCGCGGAAAGTCGGGCATAGAGCGGCAGAATGTCTGGTTTGCTGCCGCCGAAGGTGCGACCACGCAGCGCTTTGGCCGCTTCGTGAATTTCCCGTTCGGTTGGCATAAACAGCAGGACGTCACCGGGGCCGCGTGAGCAGACTTCGCTGACAGCGTCCGCCACGGCCTTGGGCCAGTCCGGTTCATCTCCATTCTGGTCCACTGTCGGGGGACGATAAATCATTTCGACCGGGTAAGTCCGTCCCGAAACCTCCATTACGGGCACCTTTCCAGCGATGGGGCGGAAGTGATCGGCAAATCGCTCGGCATCGATTGTGGCGGAAGTAATAATGACTTTCAGCTCGCGCCGCCGGGCGACGAGGCGATGCAGGTTTCCCAGCAGAAAATCGATGTTCAGCGACCGCTCGTGCGCTTCATCGACGATAATTGTGTCGTAGTCGTCGAGGAATGGGCGGCTTTGCGTTTCGGCAAGCAGGATTCCGTCGGTCATTAACTTGATGTAGGTCTGTGACGACGTTGCGTCGGCAAAGCGGACCTTGAAACCGACTTCGCGCCCGACAGACACCGACAACTCTTCTGCCACGCGAGTGGCGACAGACCGGGCGGCGATTCGTCGGGGTTGCGTGTGCCCGATCATTCCGGCGACACCACGACCGAGTTCCAGGCAAATCTTGGGAAGTTGCGTCGACTTCCCAGAGCCGGTCTCTCCGCAGACGACGACCACCTGATGATCCCGAATGGCGGCGGCAATTTCGTCCTTCCGCTGGACCACCGGCAGTGCGTCGTCGAACGACAGTTCAGGAACGCCGCGCAGACGCTGTTCGTAACGCTGGCATGATCTGGCCAGGTCTTCCTGGAATTTTTCCAGCCGCTTGCCGCCCCCTTCCTTCGGTGAAGGAGACGCTGAGCTTCCCTTTGCCGGAGGATGCTGGCTCTGTAACCGTCGCCACTGCTGGCGCAGGCGGTGCCGGTCAACCAGCATGGTCTTCGAAAGGGAAGCTTCGATTTGGGCGGCAATTTCGTTCATGGTTGTCGATGGTCTCAGACACCGGACCACTGGGGGCGGATGGTGCGTGTTTGGGCGATTGCTCCCCGCCTCAGCCGGGTGGGACGAGGGGTTCGGACGGGAGATTGACGACTTAGGTCCGAAATTGCTTTTCCAACGGTAAGCATTTTCCCGCGAAGAACTTCAGTTTAAGACGTGAAGGAAAATCGAGGAAGGAGTCCGACACAAGAACTTCCCTCGGAGTTCGGATTCCCTGGAAAATCTTGCCAAAAAGGGGCAGATCGCTTGTCGATCGAGGAACTCGTACGGCGACCCCTTCGACGTGGAGCACATGTTTCTGTCTCTCTATATAACGTGAAACTGGCCGTTAGCCGGTGCTCAGAGCGCTCTTGTTGCTCAAATAGCCAGTCGTCGTTTTTTTCGCAAATCAGTCGTCCCACACCGACGTCCCGGCCACCTGACCCCCCGAAACCTGCTCGGCGGGGAGGGGATTTGTGGGCCGCTCCTTCCAGATCAAGCGTCTTAGCGATCCGGCCCTTTCGATCCCCGGGTGCAACTGGGTCGTTCGAGAAGAAGTCGTACTCAAAGTTTGCTCAGAACCTAAGAATCGCTTTTCCACCACAGGGCTCGCATCGAGAATCTGTTCACTACTTCAGGCGAATGTCACGGCCGTCATGCGTAGCGTCGTTGTTGAATTCTTCGGTAAGGGAGCTGGAAAACAGAGGGTTTTCGGCTTTTTGGATGCCTCAATGCCCATGTTCAATTTTTTTGGAATTTGTTCAGATTTTTGACTGGCCAGTCTCTGGGGCAGGTCTACAACCTTAAAGCTTCGACGAATTGCATGGCAGAATTTCACAACTTCTGCCAGGACGCTCAGGATACGGATCCAGTCCAACGATTCGGCGTAGTCCCTTTTCGCCGGGAACGCAGGGCTTTCATCGTTCTCGACCGATCAGATGCGGTCCCATTGATTCCGATTCGAACCCTCTTTTGAACATCTCGGATCGGGAGGCCAGTTCGGCTTCGGTCTCGGTGTTTTTGTCACGCACTTCTGGCGATGCGAACGCAGCGGGCAAATTTGCCACGCGTGATCGCCGCTGCACGCTCCTTTGGACCTGAAAAAATTCGACAGGCGAATTCTGCGCTGTCGGCTTCGACACCCCACATCAGCGAGTTGCGATGGGCCGCTCGCAAATCTTTGTCTGCGTAGAGGGACTGGTTACATGATTCCAATGATGACTCTGAAGTTTGCACGAAGCCTGACATTTCTAATGGTGCTGAGCACCGCGGCCACTGTCCAGGCAGGACAGATTCAATACATCACTCCGGCTGGATCAACCACAAAGGATGGTTCCGTCGACGCTGAAGCCTTTTTCACGCTCAGCAACGGCAGTCTTCAGCTGACACTGACAAATCTGTTCGCGAATCCGAAAGCCGACGCTCAAACGTTGAGTGCCATCAGCTTTAAGGTCAGTGGCGCGACCGGGTCGGGTGCACTTACGACCACGGGAAGCGGGCTGATCACCAACATCAGTTCCGGAGGGGCTTACACCGCCGGTGTGACGGATCCACTGAACCGCTGGGATGCAACCCTCAGCGGGTCCACTGTCGACTTGACGACCCTTACGGGTGGAAAGCCGAACCGTCTGATCATTGGTGCGGACAGCAAAGGCAATTTCGATCCGGCACTGGGGGGCAAGTACAGCAACGCAAATCCTTCGATTGTTCAGCATACACCCATGGTTCTCGGGTCGGCGACCTTTGATATTCTGATCAAGGGCATCACAGAGGGAAGCAAAATCAGCGACGTCATTTTCCAGTTCGGTACGGCAGCAGGTTCTAATCAAGTCGCTGGCGAGGCCGTTATCCACCACGCGCCTGAGCCATCGACGTTCGCACTGCTGGGACTTGGGGGAGCCGGCTTCGCCATCCGCACCTACCGACGCCGTAGAGCAGCAGCCGCTGTCTGAGAGACTTCAATTCTCTGTTCGCCAGTCTCACTCTTCGCATGATCCCCCTCCCTGCCCAAATCTTTTAGGCGGGTTGAGGGGATTCTGCCATTTGAAGGGCTTCTCTGACCGGAGTGGAAGTCGGGCGTCCAAGTGTGTTCTGAACTTTTGAAGCGAGTCACTCCTTACGACTCTTCGCGTGTTGTCTCGAGACTCGCCATTGGGGCTGGAGTCTTCGTGAGTAGTACCTCGAGCTGATTGACCGCGACGTCTTGTTCCGGCTGCGGCCGGGGTAGGACGAGAAGGACCTCATGAAGGAGGAACAAGGCGATCATCAGGGCCGCAAGTGTGCCGCTCGCTGGCGCCAGACCCCACCGGTCGGCGATCATTCCCGTGATTCCGGGAACGACGGCGCCGCCGGACATCGCGCAACCGACCTGAAGTCCGACTGCGGCGGTTGCCAGTTCCTGTCCGAGCCGACTCGGGGTCCTGGTCATCAGGCAAGGAAAAACCGGGGCGAATCCCAGTCCTACCAGACCAAGGCCAAACAGCGATGCCTCGATCGGGAAGAGGGAGCCCGCGAACAGGACTCCTCCGAATGACGCCCCGAGAAGGGAATAGCGTACCAGGCGATCACAGCCCACCGTCTCGACGATATTTCCCACGAGCAACCGACCGCAGAGCAGCCCTGACCAATACAGGGCGACTGCGGCACTTGCCCCCACCGAAGAGACACCTCGGTGCTCTGTCAGGATGGTGTAGGTCCACTGGCTGACTGCCACTTCCAGCCCTGTGTAAAGGAAGAATGCCAGTATCTGCAGACGAACAATCCGATGTCCAAGGGCCGCCGTGAGACTGATGCTCGAGTCGGACGAGGATGCTGCGGAGGTAACACCTTTCCATTGTGTCACGCCAAGGCGAAAGATCAGTGACAGCGTTAACAGCAGCAACGCGATCCAGAAGTAGCCCTGCCGGTAGGTTAGACCACGTGCAAAGACGGACGCCATCACAAGCGGACCTGAGATGACCCCCGCGCAATAGAACGCATGCAGCCACAGGACGTGTCGAGCCGGAAGATGTTGTGCGGCATAGCCATTGAGTCCTGAGTCGATCGCTCCGGAGCCCAGGCCGTGCAGGCAACTGCACAGCAGCACGACGCTCCACCAGGGAGAGCAGGCAAATCCCAGCATGGCCAGCCCGACCATGGCCGTGCTCGCACTCAGAATCCACCCGATCTGCCAGGAACGGCCGAATCGCGCATATGTAAAACTGCTCGCCAGATAACCCAGGCCAGAGACCACCAGCAGCAGTCCGAGAGCTGGCTGCCGAAGCTGATAACTGTCACGGATTGAGGGCCACGCGACACCAATTGCTGCGTCCGGCAATCCCAGACTGACGAATCCCAGGAACGCCAGAAGAACGAGGGACGCCGAAGGGGTCCCCGTGCGAATCGTTTCGTGCGTCGACGCGTTTGGCACTCACCAATCCTCTGACTCAGGAATCTCGACGGTGTGCTGACATTCTGCAAATTCGTTAGTGAACTCACTGCCGGTGCAATCCACACGCCAATCGTGGTTTCTCGCAAGGACCACTCAAGTACTGTTCTGGGCGGCTCCGACCGCCTCTGTACGAGGTCGATGGACCCGTGGAAATCCTCTCATTTTGCCTGACGCCAAACTCCCGCAAGGGGCGGGTCATTGCTTCAGAATGCTTAATTTTACTGACTGCCAGAATCGTTAATTTGCATTCAGTCTATTACGACCTAGGTTTCGGCTGCGTGGTGGCTCTGAAGAAGTCATCGGCTTCTCTGAGCGACAGTCTGATTCCGTTTGTCCAATTTCGAGCTGGCGGCGTGCGTTGCTGCTTTTGGAATGCCGCTCGAAATACCGTTCAGGTCTCCTATGAACTCGTTCCCCGTCCAGCTTGTTGCCTGGCTTATCGCTACGGCATGGTGCGCCGTTCTGGCGGTCGTCATTAAGGCCAACCGTAATCGGCACAGGATTTTAAGGCCGCTTCCTCCGGGAACGACTCAGGCAAATCCGCAACGACTCAGTGTCATCGTTCCGGCCCGCAATGAACAGGACTGCGTTGAAGTCTGCATTCGATCACTGTTGAGGCAGGACTATCCGGACCTGGAAGTGATCGCGGTCAATGACCGCAGCACGGATCAAACGGCGACGATTCTCGATCGACTGTCCCGTGAATTTCCCGATCAGGTGCGTGTCTTACACATCGAATCACTGCCGGAAGGCTGGTTCGGCAAACCTCACGCACTGGATCGTGCGATGGCACTCGCGACGGGCAAACTGCTGCTGTTCACGGATTCGGATTGTGAGTTTCTCGCACCATCGGCACTGCGAACCGCCGTCAGCGAATTTGAGAGCCGGGGACTGAACTTCTTCACGATCGGGGCCTGCTACACGATGCCTTCGCTGAGGGAACAGCTTGTTGTCCCCGCCTGCTCGGAAGTCGTTCTGCAATGGTTGCGCCCTGAACGGGTTGAGGATCCTGACTGGCCCGATACCTTCGCCAACGGCGCGTTTATTCTGACAGACCGTGCCGCGTTTGAGCGACTGGGGGGCTGGTCTACCGTACGGACAAAGGTGAGTGAAGATTTCGAACTGGCCCGTGCCTATAAACGAGCTGGCTACCGAACGGGGCTCGCCCAGGCGCTGAAATTCTACAATACACGCTCTTATGGAAGCATGCGGGAGTCATGGGATGGTTGGAGCCGGATCCTGGCCGGGGCGCTGACGATTCGCCAGTTGATGATCACGGTGCTGCGGATGTCGATTATGACCTATCTCCCGCTTTGCGCCGTGATTCTCGGGGCGGTACACGTGGTCCGTACGGGTGACTTGAGCTACTTTGCCCGGGGAGCGATGCCGGCGTTTCTGTGGGCTTATCTGTGTCGAACCGGTCTGGATTTCACCGTCTATCGTTTAATTGGTGCACCGGTGTCGGTGGCGATACTGGCTCCCGTGGGCCGGGCATTTGCGATTGCCGCGTCACTGCGGGCAGCGCTGGCACGAGCGGGAATTGTCAGAACTTACTGGCGCGGTGCGGCCTTTACAGCCAACCGGCTGGTCACACCGCAGTCGCCTTCGGTTGCAGCGGCTGCCCCAAACCGAGAGATTCGAGCAGAATCGGCTGTCGCCCCGCACGCAGCAGTCTCGTAACGGTGCGCTCGATCTGAGGCAGGAAGCCACGGTCCAAGTCAAGGGGATGAAGCACGACGCAGGGACAGGCCTGACGACGAAACCGGTATTGGAGTTGTCCGTACCGGTAGCCGAGGCGGCAGAGAAAACGAATCGGCGAGACGTCCCAAATCCAGGAAGAAAGAGGGAGTTGCTGGCCGTCCGACGTAATGACCCGTTTGTACCCGACGGTGTAGTGCATTCCGAACCGTGCGAGTCGTTCCGGGGTCGCCAGACCAATGTTGTAAGTCGGTGCGAT is from Schlesneria sp. DSM 10557 and encodes:
- a CDS encoding PEP-CTERM sorting domain-containing protein → MIPMMTLKFARSLTFLMVLSTAATVQAGQIQYITPAGSTTKDGSVDAEAFFTLSNGSLQLTLTNLFANPKADAQTLSAISFKVSGATGSGALTTTGSGLITNISSGGAYTAGVTDPLNRWDATLSGSTVDLTTLTGGKPNRLIIGADSKGNFDPALGGKYSNANPSIVQHTPMVLGSATFDILIKGITEGSKISDVIFQFGTAAGSNQVAGEAVIHHAPEPSTFALLGLGGAGFAIRTYRRRRAAAAV
- a CDS encoding glycosyltransferase family 2 protein is translated as MNSFPVQLVAWLIATAWCAVLAVVIKANRNRHRILRPLPPGTTQANPQRLSVIVPARNEQDCVEVCIRSLLRQDYPDLEVIAVNDRSTDQTATILDRLSREFPDQVRVLHIESLPEGWFGKPHALDRAMALATGKLLLFTDSDCEFLAPSALRTAVSEFESRGLNFFTIGACYTMPSLREQLVVPACSEVVLQWLRPERVEDPDWPDTFANGAFILTDRAAFERLGGWSTVRTKVSEDFELARAYKRAGYRTGLAQALKFYNTRSYGSMRESWDGWSRILAGALTIRQLMITVLRMSIMTYLPLCAVILGAVHVVRTGDLSYFARGAMPAFLWAYLCRTGLDFTVYRLIGAPVSVAILAPVGRAFAIAASLRAALARAGIVRTYWRGAAFTANRLVTPQSPSVAAAAPNREIRAESAVAPHAAVS
- a CDS encoding sugar MFS transporter yields the protein MPNASTHETIRTGTPSASLVLLAFLGFVSLGLPDAAIGVAWPSIRDSYQLRQPALGLLLVVSGLGYLASSFTYARFGRSWQIGWILSASTAMVGLAMLGFACSPWWSVVLLCSCLHGLGSGAIDSGLNGYAAQHLPARHVLWLHAFYCAGVISGPLVMASVFARGLTYRQGYFWIALLLLTLSLIFRLGVTQWKGVTSAASSSDSSISLTAALGHRIVRLQILAFFLYTGLEVAVSQWTYTILTEHRGVSSVGASAAVALYWSGLLCGRLLVGNIVETVGCDRLVRYSLLGASFGGVLFAGSLFPIEASLFGLGLVGLGFAPVFPCLMTRTPSRLGQELATAAVGLQVGCAMSGGAVVPGITGMIADRWGLAPASGTLAALMIALFLLHEVLLVLPRPQPEQDVAVNQLEVLLTKTPAPMASLETTREES